GACCAgatggaatgcctttatttggtcatacatacatatacacatgtatacagtacaaataaatgtttttcttcgCATATCCCAGCTTCCTTGTGAGCTGGGGTCAGAGCACAGGGTCAACCATTGTATGGTGCCCCTGGAGCCCAGAGGGCCTTCCTCAAGGGCCCTACAGTGGCCACATGATAGAGCCAAGATTTGGACTCGCAACCTTCCAATTGATAACCCAAAGTCCTATCCACTGAATGGTGGGACTTGTAGTTGAAATCCTCAAATCCTCAATTTTTGCCTTCAGCTTTACCTTCTTGGCCCTTTTGTCTTTAACACATCACAAATGCTGAACATAAACAGCTAACCCAGCCTGACCCCTGACCACACAGGTATGGTTTCGAGGGCGTCATCCTGTCTATTTACGGTATGAACCGCTCGGAACTGGAGTGCCCAGGTGTCGTATGTAAGTTCCAGAAGCCCGAGGAGGTGCTGCAGCTACTGGACGTGGAGGACGCCAAGCTCTATGTGGACTTCATGGTCCTGGGGGTCTTCTTCCTGACCCTCCGGCTTGCCACCTACCTAGTACTCCGATACAAAGTCAAGTCGGAACGCTGAGGATTCGGAGTCAGCCAGCACGCTTTGTTCCGACCACCATACTTGCTTTCCTTTGCACACCAATCACATAATTACCTCGCAGAGGTGAACCAGAGCAATGACCTCTGTCCTTTGAAACCAATGCAACCCGATTTTGAGTTGTTTGAGTTGTTTGAGCAACATTCTTATTCCTCTTAGGTTGAAGAACTTGAGTTCCTTTTAAGTGTATGCTTCGCCACTCTCCTGACGTAAGAGACATTAGGGGGTCAGTTGAGGCTGTGCCTGTTTAAATGAACTGTTGCTTTTTCATCAGACTCTTTCCATGCAGTGTTGTTTTTTAGATGCATTGTAAAATGATGTCCAAATTCTTACTGTAACAAAGAAGCATGATGGATCAGAGTGAAACTCAGTGGAGCTGGAGGTACAACGTACCTGTCCCACTAGtcaatctctcactcactccatgCACTGCAGTCTAAACTGTCCTAAAGTCAACAGCCTTTTCTACGGGTCACTTCAGTATTCGAGTGACTGTTCTCAATCCACTCTGAATGCAGCTTAGTTTCCAGATGGCACTTTTTCCTGATTTTACACAAGCAGACCCAGCTGCCCTGTATTGTAACTATACTGTCCTGCTCCAGATATGGGGGACAGTGAGAGTCTAACCAGCATGTCTACAGTCCCATGCTTGTCTGTTCTCCAGCGGAGTCTTTCCAGCGTTCCCAGAACTAGCCACGATGTTTGATTGTGCACCACATTTCTCACCTTGACTTACTCTGACGACATCTAACACACCAATAGCCACTTCTGGGCAAGGGACCCACAATCAGTTTTTCTCCCAGTCTACATGTGATATATGTAACTAAAGCAAGTGTGTTTGATGTGAACTGCCTGTAATCTTTTCATCCAGTCAGGGACAAACTGGGAAGAGGGatcctggataaactctttagCTGTTCACAGCTCCATCTGTCTCATGGATAAACCCCCTCTAATTATTTTTGCCTGACACTCTTAGGTGTGAAGGATATTGTGGAatcttgcattttttaaaaacgtttccTTGTGTTTATCTGGATGGCTCGGCTGCACCATGTGATGCAATTTTTAGTATGCAACACTGGCTGACTGGCTTTCGTATGATTGCAGGAATACAATTAAGAATTTTACAATACAGTGCATCAAATTCTGTACACAACTTTTTCTTGAATTCAGGAACATGAAAGTCAGTCAGTCATCCAAAATGTGGAGAATAACTACTGTCTGCTGAGCTTTCCTTTCCAGACGCAGGGAAGGAACTAACCAAACGCTTCCTCTGGTGGGCGAGTCAGTATGGGTTCATCTGGGGTCAGGACTCCTTCTAGTTCTATATCTCTCTGATTCACTTGAGACTGTTCAAGGCTCCTCCCGCTTAAGGTGGAGTTCATGCAATCCAGTCATGTGTCATTTTTTGTCTGTCAGCTCCACTGTTGGGGCAAACCCGGGCTGTCAGGAACATTGTGTCTGTTACCAGTTGCCCTGCAAAATGCTGGATGGACAGTTCGTGCCTCCTTAACAGTGTGGATTGTTGCAAACCCCTCAATGGACATACACTGCCTATTATGAGCACGTACACTACACACGTCTAATTGTTTTCACGTTAGTCAGCCTCTGAAATGCTGCAGTGCAATGGTGACGTCTTACCAGATGATGGACTTAATGCTAttctgaaaacctttttttttaaattcctgttTCGTGATATGTCTGCTCATATGCTGAATTATTATAACCCAACTATATACACTACAAAAATAGATGTGCAATGCTGTAACTGCAAATAACCTTTTTTTAGATTGGTTTGTATTTAGTTTTACTTTTATATGAATTTGATGTGCAATGCGTGTgatgtgtaaatgtaactggCATGGTGAATATGGACTCAAAAAAGTTGCGTAGGAATTCATGTTACTCTTGAATTATATTCAGAGTATATACTTCTTCAAGCCTTATTTCTTTTCCAGGCtacttttgctgttttgttttagttttatcCTAATCATGCAAaaatgacacccccccccccacccccgcccagcaaaaaaaactgttaaacaAATTGGTTATCCTGaaacaagggggggggggggaaatcataAGAACACAAAGCTGAATTCTCTGGAACAAACACATATTACTGTAAAGTCATGATTGCTCTTGTTCTAGAACAATCTGCGCCTGCTGCTGCCTCGCACATAGCTTTAAGGGTCGCCGGGGGgcgtgggtggggggggtcgcAATAAAAGAGTGAGGGGAAATACTCCTGCTTGTGAATGTATCCATATGGATTCAGGGTGGGTCACAAGTGGGTTTACTCTTCCTCAACTAGTTTTGGCCAAGGGCGAGCGAGGGACTGTGGGTTCCAGGCCAGCTCTGCTAGCGTGTCATAAAGGCACTGTTTGTTTCCATGGGAATAATGCTGTAGAATCAGAATCACCCTTTGAATGGCTATAACTGCATCTTATTGCTCTCTGTGAAATCACGTCATACATTAGTCATTGCAGTAGCGGTTCCAGTCAACTACTGACTGTTTTTCCATTCCTTATTCTTTAGTATTATTGGGCAGAGCTAGACTCGAAAATGGTCCATAATCGAAATGTAGCCTTGCCCGGAGGTTTTATGAGATTAAGGATTAAGGATACATTTAGAACCTCTAGAGTAGAGACTTGGGTAATACCTGTTTCTAATAGCAATAGTATTGTTCTGTGCCTAGCCCGTGTTATATCTTATTCTCCACTATTCGTGGTCTTTCCAGTGATTGTCATCCACATAGTATTTCAAGTACCGCgatgttgtactgtgtgtgattAGACTGTGTGCGATAACATGTCCCAAACAAAAGATGCCAGCCCGGTTGCTTATTTCTGTCATCACTGCACATTCCTTGactaatgcattattaatgatccattgtatttctgtttgttcatCACACCACATCAAAGCCAGTTCACTTCATTTTCAAATCCAGCGTGCATGccttaaaaaaagacaaactgtTCAAAACATATGTCTTAAATTAGAAAAAGATATGCTGCTGATCACTGAAATAACCAAATTTGAAAATTTTGGTTTTTTGGAGAACAAGAACCAGTCTGGTTTGCAGTGGCTcgcactgctgtctgtgcaaACAGTGTGCACAGAAAACAGGGATCCTTGCGATTCTTTCTGagctgtttgtctttgttttatttgataatGTTTCTCTCATCAGAAATGCAAGATATATGTACTGGACTCTGTtctaattattataataaatgcatttatatattatacctGCACGTATTTTCTGTGTCTCATACATGTATGGATACATACACTTTGACATTTACCAGATCTATAAACAAATCTCACATACAAGACAGAATTTTGATGCTGTACAAATTGTACAATAGGACTCTTATACACTTACTCTTGTGTCTGGAATAAATAGAATTAACGCCTTAGGAcctgtcttgttttttgtttgtttgtttgtttgtttgtttgtttgttttgttttgttttgctcattttAACAGAGACCTCTTGTGGTGACTTTTTACAACTACAGCAAGAGGCAGACGCAGACGAGCTCTTGGACACCAAAGATCACGTTAGCTTGGACTTTCATGTTCTGTTTGTGCTTCATTATGCGTACAGTAGTCGTGGCATGTTTTAGTTTTCCCTCCATGCCATCTCATAACATAGTAAAGTGAACACTGGGAAAGTGGAACCAAAGAAAAGCCTTCACATGGGTCGCATGACAGTGTTGCAGTAAAGGAAGGGAAATAGGACATAGCTCACATTTCTTTTCATAGCTCGCAAGTTACGTGCACCAGAGAAAAAATTACAATTAGTggattatatattatttacgCCTACTTGATGAGTCAAGATCTACAGACTTCTGTTTTCAGTGCCTTCCGTGACCATGGGAGTGAATCACtgatgaaatgtaataaaatgtttcctcttcgttctctctctctctctctctctctctctctctgaaaaggTTTTCAGTCTGTGCTAAGCTACATTATTGTATGATCTAGCTATATTGTATGATCATTTGTTACTGAATCAAATTCTATCTCAGTCCCACCTTTAATTTGCTGTCTTGATTATGCAGAAATCCTTAATATAAGTGTAACTGGTTTAAGGGGGACAAAACCTCTTTATTATGAGGCACTAtctatgcatgtctgtgttgtgaGTATATGTGTAGACATGTTCAGGGGTTACTCATGTGTGCCCCTTTCtcattaaaatcacacacacacgcacacacacacgcagacacacacacgcagacacacacacacacacacgcagacacacacacacacacacacgcagacatacacacgcacgcacgcacgcgcacacacacgcgcgcgcgcgcacacgcacacacacacacacacacacacacacacaggccactaTGAGATTACGGCAGTCCACAGGTAACCTCCTTAATTCTTCCTTTCCTTGCCATAGTTTGATAGCTGTGAGGTAGACTGTGTGGTCCACTCACTCTACCTCACATCTcctgccttctctcctctcaggaTTCTGTGTTACAGGACTCAGTCTTATTAGTACTGCTTCAGTCTTCTGATTTCTCATGTGCTGAAATACCACACGTTCTCCCTCCTTCAGTAACACAGAGTCAGAACTATATAGACTGATACATAGCTATGTTGTAAAAGACTTATCTGAGGTAATTTGTTATGCTGGCATGATCAAATCTGCAATATGCAAATCACTGTGAACATTTgacaaggaaaataaaaacGATGTAAATGGCGATGTGTGAGAGGCCGACGTCGGCTGTGTACGCTCAGATGCCTCAGCATCTGTTCACTTGTCCCAGATGCCCATTGTTCCGTAGTCATCAGAACAGTAATAATATTCTAATTAACTCCATTTCCCATGAGCCCATCTTCACTTTACTAAGCTATGTGGTTAGAGAAGTGAAGCCGCTATTCAGCTTTCACTGATAACACTGTGCTTATTGTAGTTTGGTCCCTCACCTATCATGCCTGAGTAGCATCGTGTGAAAATCTTTTGTGTGGTGATTTGTGCCACTTGTGCCCCCTATAGGTGAGAAAGGGAAGTTCACTATAAGTCCAGCAAATGGGGGACCTGCGAAGAAGAGATCCCATAAGAGattcattatttatcatttcatatagtatttatttaatcagatgGAATGTTAGGTACAAAGTAATTAATGTATCTAACCatattcctaaccctaacttccTAATTCTAACTTCAGGCATATGAAGCAGTGCTGATTACCTTTGACTTTCTAAGATGAAGAAGTGCAGCGATCACATGACCATGCTGGTGATTGACAGCGAGAGTGAGAAGAGCTACGTCCGCAGGGGGATGCCCATCGTGCCGGTGTTGGCTGACCCCCAGAACATGGCACTCCGGCCCCGAAGACTGCGACTGGCGCAGGGCCACTCAGGCTACGGCTTCCTGCTCAGGCAGGAGAAGATCACAGCAGGGCGGCCAGGTGGGACGCAAGCGTGCAGGCCTTTGTGATCACGCCTGAGTCTCACAAGGCTCACCAAGAGTAGCAGATTTAGAGGCTTCAAGGAatttatgtgattatttttgaagGCTTTGTGGCATTGAATTTGTCACACATGAAGTCGTAGATCCAAGGCATCCAAGACCAGCATGCGGTGGCTGCCATTCATAATATTTCACACCATcgatatgactgtgtgtgtgtgtgtgtgtgtgcagttcatATGCTGCGGGAGGTGGATGCAGGCAGCCCTGCGGAGGCAGCAGGAATTAAGGATGGAGAGCTCCTGTTGGAGGTTAATGGGGAGTCCACTGATAGCCTGGGTCACGAGGATGTCGTCAGCAAAATCAGACAGAGCGGAAAGCATGTCACCCTCACCACTATGACTGTCCACGGCCAAGACTTGTACACTCAGGTGGGTGAGGTGGATGCATTAATCAGGGACTCAGAATCAGAATTTAGAATCAGATATAAGAGTTATTCAACTGTTAAACCAGTAAATAATTCATCATACATTTGCAAACAAGTTAGGAACAATAATATCCAGGATAGAGGCAGATATACATGGGGAAAAAGTTACATATTAAACTTCACTTTGATTACCATTTGAGGTATGAAACCTAACAGGTAAGAAATTCCTCAAACATTGGATGTACATGCACTTGCATAGAGTGatcaaaaatcacatttttgcacattttcagcAAAGTGATGTTTCAGGCTTTACTGATGATTTGAGCATTGCCTTCTAAAGAACGATAACATCCTCTTGAAAAGCGACGAGGTGGGGGAAACATTTTTCACTACCTATCAGACCAAAAagttattgatttttaaaaatgtatataactGTGATATTCTGTCTAACAACTAAATTGTCATATGTGTTTGTAGCAATAAGCTCTCACCTGTAGTTGCAGCAGCAGCCACAGTGTTAGGGTGCTGATTCTCAGCAGAGAAAGAGTcattcttgcttttctttttgggTTTCTAACAATAACAAATCTATGATTTAGTAGAAAAATATCAAAGCATAAGTAAATTTATAACTACAAGTACAGATACAAACCAGTAATAATGCAACAATATAATTTAGAAcaaattatgtaatttatgcaaagtaatataaacacattcagtgtaaaatgaaattaaaatatgcactactttaaaaattaataatgtaaCAATCTAAATAAGAAATAAGTCAAATGTTTTTACTTATAGGTCTAAatgtatcatcatcatcatcatcatcttggaCATCTGAGGATAATGTTAGGATAACAAACTCTTAGTATGTCCCATCAAAACCTCACTCATTGCTTCTGAATATTTATCTTCCAAAGTAGAGCAGAATTTCATCAACATTGGGTCTCTCTCATGGTCACCCAGGTGACTGCGATGTGTATCAATAACTGCAGTCCTAACATCTCTGCTTAGAGAGACTATGTGAGCTGTCCCCTCCTTCACAGGGACTGAAACTGAACGATTACTCTCACGATATCTGATACGGAGAGCATTCAGCAAATCTGCAGTCTCCTTCTTGGAATCTGAAAGCAACACTGATCTTACATCAACACCTAAAATTTCTTCCAGAGATGGAAGAAGACCCATCACAGTTACTGCAGTGACAATGTCCACAATGACTGAACACATATGAGAGATCATGACCTTTgtttcctgtgaaagaaaggagagataACATAGAAAGGTGATATTGAAAATGGCTCCAAAATGGCTTTGGTTGTTTGatttacaattaaaattaatcccatttaaaacatgttgatgTCTAAGCAATGTGGTGTGACTTACTGGACTACTGATTGCTTTCCAGATTGATCTCCACTGCCTAAAATAATGTGaatgaaagcatttttttaaactataattaatatttatgctAAAATCTCATGCACTCAAACGTATACCAAAAatcataaagaaaaaacagaaaaagaaaaaaggtttaaaaacgGCATACTTGTCAGTCAGATTCATCACAAAATGGGTCAAGATTGGTGCAATATCCAGCTTCTCCAAGTCTGGGATGATTTGTTTGGCTCCATCAAGGAGCATTTTGCTGTCATTCCTCACAGGTTTATGCTCGtcttgttttgtgctttttgacTTGCTCTTGTTTGGAGAACCACAGAGAATGATGGACTAAATGATGTTAAgtatgtttgtagccacacccccgtgaaggcacgcacggggttacgtgttaatgtgtctgtctatttaaacccgtcagtgcgtgcctcaccgctggttattgtttgtctgcCTGTTAGTGTTTGAAGCTGTATGTTTGTATTCAGGTTAGTGTCTAGCCATTGTATATGTTAATCGTTTACACAAGTGTCTTTATGTTCGCCATAACTgttacgtgtgagtgccaccattgtctaaatgtttgtgtcattaaatgtttcaccatgTCAAGAGAgttgtgcgtcctgctccacgccctgcggcacttgggcatCGTTACAACACCCACATATATGCACAGGCTATGTCTTGATTATAATTCGTCCAGCATACCAAAAATGCTCGCCACTAGCTGCAGGTATGTTTAACTACTCtagggtgtgtctgtgtcatcaattttctgtttgtaaaaATTGATGATCTTTGATCACTTTATGCCAATGCATGTACAACCAACATTTGAGGAACTGCTTGCCTATTAGGTTTCAGACCTCAAATATTAATCAAAATGAAGATTTTGAGGAAAAATCATTTCAATATGTAACTTTTCTTCCAAGTATACCCACCACTTTCCTGGATATTATTGATCCTGACTTGTTCACAAAcagtaaatgtcattttttcaaTACagatatttgtacattttacagAGCATGAATctataatttgtatttttttttaaaatctttggcTTGTCTTTTCAGGGCAGAGCGTGTTTTGTTTGAAACCGGATATTTAACAAATcacattattttttgttatacACAACAGGGTCTCTATGcatgagaattttttttaaaaagtcagccTTCCTAATcacccactgccacacacttAAATTACAATTGTAAGTTGGTTCACCCACAGAGTCAGAAAAAGCACCAAATATCGCAAGCCATGGTCACACTCACCCAGCACAACATTACCCCTATTAGTGCACAGATCCCACAGGCCCTCGACCTACAGGCACACAGAGCTGTAACAAATCTGCTGGCCCGAGcgccgatgggcgtggagcaggacacacagactccctcgccaaggtgaaacatttattaacaaaagacacaaacactggtagcactcatacacaatattaacaaaagacatgacTTCCATAattaacacaacacactacacaataacACTTAACAAGGACTACATACGTGTTTAACATAACAGCAGACTAATAATGACCAACACCATacagagatttaaatagacatgacaataaaccccatgcaggtgtgcgTAATCACAAAAGGCATGGTCACAAACAAGGTGAACCAccccccctgcatgcggcaaACTACTATAACTCACTCAGTTCCACATGCAGAGGAGTGGGGAATCCAGTTCAAGGGTGTGCAGAGTGTTTCAGTGTGTACGGAGGAAAGGTGAATGTCTCTGGTTTCTCAGACCTCAGTCCAGATATTTGTATCTTGTTTCGTCGTTTTCCACACTACCTATTACGCTACCTATTCGAGACTGTCATAATGCACAATTCCTcatcacactacaacacccagcaggcaGTTCGTCACTCAacccagcactccaccaatcatgaacttcacatcagatcgtcatcaccagaatattgaactTACCTGTgtacttggttatttaagcctaACGACTGTTCCATTGAGCTCCTTGAGGGTGCTGTATTCCCTAAGGCTCGTGTTTACCCACTCTCCCAAGAGGAGGAGACGAACATGGAGGAATACATCGATAAAGCACTGAGTCAAGGATTTATTCAGCCTTTCACTTCCCCCATGGCGTCGGGCTTTTTCTTTGTGAAGAAGAAAGATGGAGGCCTCCGCCCCTGTACTGCCTACCTGAATCTCAACCAAATATGCAAGAAATATGCATACCCACTACCTCTTATTCCTGCCGCCCTAGAACAATTACGAGAAGCCAAGATCTTCACCAAATTAGACCTCTGCAGCACTTCTAATTTAATAAGGATAAAGAAAGGTGACGAATGGAAAACCACCTTTATCACTACTAGGGGTCACTTAGTATACAGTCATGCCATACAGTCTTGCCTCAACTCTCCAATCAAAAAGACAGTAAACCAATTAACTCACTAAAGCCAAGCTTGAGT
This is a stretch of genomic DNA from Electrophorus electricus isolate fEleEle1 chromosome 6, fEleEle1.pri, whole genome shotgun sequence. It encodes these proteins:
- the LOC118241521 gene encoding Na(+)/H(+) exchange regulatory cofactor NHE-RF4-like — protein: MKKCSDHMTMLVIDSESEKSYVRRGMPIVPVLADPQNMALRPRRLRLAQGHSGYGFLLRQEKITAGRPVHMLREVDAGSPAEAAGIKDGELLLEVNGESTDSLGHEDVVSKIRQSGKHVTLTTMTVHGQDLYTQVGEVDALIRDSESEFRIRYKSYSTVKPVNNSSYICKQVRNNNIQDRGRYTWGKSYILNFTLITI